The following proteins are encoded in a genomic region of Mesoplodon densirostris isolate mMesDen1 chromosome 12, mMesDen1 primary haplotype, whole genome shotgun sequence:
- the TBPL1 gene encoding TATA box-binding protein-like 1, whose amino-acid sequence MDADSDVALDILITNVVCVFRTRCHLNLRKIALEGANVIYKRDVGKVLMKLRKPRITATIWSSGKIICTGATSEEEAKFGARRLARSLQKLGFQVIFTDFKVVNVLAVCNMPFEIRLPEFTKNNRPHASYEPELHPAVCYRIKSLRATLQIFSTGSITVTGPNVKAVATAVEQVYPFVFESRKEIL is encoded by the exons ATGGATGCAGACAGTGATGTTGCACTGGACATTCTAATTACAAATGTAGTCTGTGTTTTTAGAACAAGATGCCATTTGAACTTAAGGAAGATTGCTTTGGAGGGAGCAAATGTAATTTATAAGCGTGACGTTGGA AAAGTATTAATGAAGCTTAGAAAGCCTAGAATTACAGCTACGATTTGGTCCTCGGGAAAAATTATTTGCACTGGAGCAACAAG TGAAGAAGAAGCTAAATTTGGTGCCAGACGTTTAGCCCGCAGTCTCCAGAAACTAGGATTTCAG GTAATATTTACAGATTTTAAGGTTGTTAACGTTTTGGCAGTATGTAACATGCCATTTGAAATACGTTTGCCAGAATTCACCAAGAACAATAGACCTCATGCCAG TTACGAACCTGAACTTCATCCTGCTGTGTGTTATCGGATAAAATCTCTAAGAGCTACATTACAGATTTTTTCAACAGGAAGTATCACAGTAACAG GGCCCAATGTAAAGGCCGTCGCTACTGCTGTGGAACAGGTATACCCATTTGTGTTTGAAAGCCGGAAAGAAATTTTGTAA